One window of the Vigna radiata var. radiata cultivar VC1973A chromosome 1, Vradiata_ver6, whole genome shotgun sequence genome contains the following:
- the LOC106770810 gene encoding uncharacterized protein LOC106770810 isoform X2 yields MADSNTSSVDVILEFLRRNRFTRAEAALRSEINNRPDLNGFLQKLTLEEKASRDVPQSNKGKPMIEFQGVDTLEVSKELIVTEIECGNGLNAAESKWKTAAPTLVERSKSDEAVRTSDKNFIFSKTSEDGMLDLYSWKFNPGKAPVEPYQNDAGSRANTTLSLNATLSERSKRQTNEAVDLSVANTSSKSGQENAALADKKPLWSGSSSKTSVDLKYDLAQCKEPMELDRQLKFNSSSLKGNFPDNPWSKMDENVNSSSDSCKNCVKTVFPFSKGDVSTNFDGATYSDKKEEKKRVEISDARTSIKEQVDESGRSIYLVKTPVSSEQKLIGSLRFPLPPENEKEEFPRLPPVKLKSDDKPLVVNWEEKFERDGPTSKPPGMRRATGGSWLSVSQGIAEDTSDLVSGFATVGDGLSESIDYPNEYWDSDEYDDDEDVGYMRQPIDDETWFLAHEIDYPSDNEKGAGHESVRDHQERGLAKDEDDDQSFAEEDSYFSGERYLQANNVEPVTATDDSIGLTVTEYGRTNDNDLMAQYDGQLMDEEELNLMCAEPVWRGFVPQTNELIMLGDGRVLNDNVRSRLENIKMDDDQHGSVRSIGVGINSDVADIGSEVRESLVGGSSEGDVEYFHDGDARLGGRHSHRDLDKKSTNKSNISKNNDLSESNKYVIGCDRPAQFQIKTHGDGNFSFPLSLKDGDIIQASLDKSLWANNDNADEIDDCLSAFVETDDMLASWRRKSSDSSPARSSRGDNNASNVRSANSSPTTISNYGYSEREGVKVEEDEKTGIAREDDLGAEDEEVAAVQEQVRQIKAQEEEFETFNLKIVHRKNRTGFEEDKNFHVVLNSVIAGRYHVTEYLGSAAFSKAIQAHDLHTGMDVCVKIIKNNKDFFDQSLDEIKLLKYVNKHDPGDKYHILRLYDYFYYREHLLIVCELLKANLYEFHKFNRESGGEVYFTMPRLQSITIQCLEALQFLHSLGLIHCDLKPENILVKSYSRCEVKVIDLGSSCFETDHLCSYVQSRSYRAPEVILGLSYDKKIDIWSLGCILAELCTGNVLFQNDSPATLLARVIGIIGPIDQGMLAKGRDTYKYFTKNHMLYERNQETNRLEYLIPKKTSLRHRLPMGDQGFIDFVAHLLEVNPKKRPSASEALKHPWLSYPYEPISS; encoded by the exons ATGGCGGACTCTAACACAAGCTCGGTTGATGTGATTTTGGAGTTTCTTCGGAGGAACCGCTTCACGAGAGCGGAGGCAGCTCTGCGCAGTGAGATAAATAATCGCCCTGACTTGAATGGCTTCCTTCAGAAGCTCACATTGGAAGAAAAGGCCTCACGTGATGTGCCTCAAAGTAATAAGGGGAAGCCTATGATTGAGTTTCAAGGGGTGGACACTCTTGAAGTTTCTAAAGAACTGATCGTCACCGAAATCGAGTGTGGGAATGGTCTTAATGCCGCTGAAAGCAAATGGAAAACTGCTGCTCCCACTTTGGTGGAACGGAGTAAATCGGATGAAGCGGTTCGAACTAGTGATAAGAACTTCATTTTCTCCAAGACTTCAGAGGATGGGATGCTTGATTTATACTCTTGGAAGTTCAACCCTGGGAAAGCTCCTGTGGAGCCTTACCAAAACGATGCTGGTAGTAGGGCTAATACTACTTTGAGCTTGAATGCCACACTATCTGAACGATCAAAACGTCAAACTAATGAAGCTGTGGATCTAAGTGTTGCCAATACCAGTTCAAAGTCTGGGCAGGAAAATGCTGCTCTTGCTGACAAAAAACCTCTGTGGTCTGGAAGTAGTAGTAAAACCTCCGTGGATCTTAAGTACGACCTTGCGCAATGCAAAGAACCTATGGAGCTTGATCGGCAACTTAAATTCAATAGTTCATCTCTTAAAGGGAACTTTCCAGATAATCCCTGGTCAAAAATGGATGAGAATGTGAATTCGTCTTCAGATTCCTGCAAAAATTGTGTCAAGACGGTTTTCCCCTTCTCGAAAGGGGACGTGTCTACAAACTTCGATGGTGCCACTTATTCTGAcaaaaaagaggagaaaaagagagtaGAAATTAGTGATGCCAGAACATCCATAAAAGAGCAGGTGGATGAATCAGGGAGGTCTATTTACTTGGTCAAGACACCTGTCAGTTCTGAACAAAAGTTGATTGGCAGCTTAAGATTTCCTCTTCCACCGGAAAATGAGAAGGAAGAATTTCCCAGGCTTCCTCCAGTTAAACTCAAGTCAGATGATAAGCCCTTGGTTGTTAACTGGGAAGAGAAGTTTGAGCGAGATGGGCCAACTTCAAAACCCCCTG GTATGAGGAGGGCTACAGGGGGCAGTTGGTTATCTGTAAGTCAAGGGATAGCAGAGGATACATCTGATCTTGTATCCGGATTTGCTACAGTTGGCGACGGGTTGAGTGAATCTATTGACTATCCAAATGAATATTGGGACTCCGAcgaatatgatgatgatgaggatgttGGCTACATGAGGCAACCCATTGACGATGAGACCTGGTTTTTGGCACATGAAATTGATTACCCTAGTGACAATGAAAAAGGGGCTGGCCATGAAAGTGTTCGGGATCATCAGGAAAGAGGTCTGGCCAAAGATGAGGATGACGATCAATCTTTTGCTGAGGAAGATTCTTACTTTTCTGGGGAGCGATATCTTCAGGCAAATAATGTTGAGCCAGTCACAGCTACTGATGATTCTATTGGTCTGACAGTTACTGAGTATGGAAGGACCAATGATAATGATTTAATGGCTCAATATGATGGACAATTGATGGATGAAGAAGAATTGAACCTTATGTGTGCAGAACCAGTCTGGCGGGGCTTTGTCCCTCAAACTAATGAACTCATCATGCTAGGAGATGGGAGGGTGTTGAATGATAATGTAAGATCACGGCTAGAGAACATCAAAATGGATGATGATCAACATGGTTCGGTTAGGTCAATTGGGGTAGGGATCAATAGTGATGTTGCAGATATTGGTAGTGAAGTGCGTGAAAGTTTGGTTGGTGGTAGTAGTGAAGGAGATGTAGAATATTTCCATGATGGTGATGCCAGGCTTGGTGGCCGGCACTCCCATCGTGATTTGGACAAGAAATCTACTAACAAATCAAATATAAGTAAGAACAATGACCTGAGTGAGTCAAATAAATATGTCATAGGATGTGACAGACCTGCACAGTTCCAGATAAAAACTCATGGTGATGGGAACTTCTCTTTTCCCCTATCTTTGAAGGATGGTGATATAATTCAGGCTTCCCTTGATAAGTCCCTGTGGGCAAATAACGACAATGCAGATGAAATTGATGACTGTCTTAGTGCATTTGTGGAAACTGATGACATGCTTGCTTCGTGGAGGCGAAAGAGTAGTGATTCATCACCTGCTAGAAGTTCTAGGGGTGATAATAATGCTAGCAATGTAAGATCTGCGAACTCTTCTccaacaacaatttcaaattatggATATTCAGAAAGAGAGGGTGTGAAGGTGGAGGAGGATGAAAAAACTGGAATTGCTAGGGAAGATGACCTAGGAGCAGAGGATGAAGAGGTAGCTGCTGTGCAAGAGCAAGTAAGGCAGATAAAGGCACAGGAGGAGGAATTTGAAACTTTCAATCTAAAGATTGTGCACAGGAAAAACAG AACTGGTTTTGAGGAGGACAAGAATTTCCATGTTGTTTTAAATTCTGTAATAGCTGGAAGGTATCATGTTACGGAGTATCTGGGATCTGCTGCATTTAGCAAAGCCATACAAGCTCATGACCTACATACAGGCATGGATGTTtgtgttaaaattataaagaacaaCAAGGACTTTTTTGACCAAAGTCTTGATGAGATCAAGCTTCTCAAGTATGTCAATAAGCATGATCCTGGAGACAAGTATCACATTCTTCgattatatgattatttctATTATCGA GAACATTTGTTAATAGTATGTGAACTACTTAAAGCAAACTTGTACGagtttcataaatttaatagaGAATCAGGTGGTGAAGTGTACTTTACAATGCCAAGATTGCAG TCGATTACCATTCAGTGTTTGGAAGCACTTCAGTTTTTGCATAGCCTTGGACTAATACACTGTGACTTGAAACCAGAGAATATTTTGGTTAAGAGCTATAGTAGATGTGAGGTGAAGGTCATTGATCTTGGAAGTAGTTGTTTTGAGACGGATCACCTTTGCTCTTATGTTCAGTCAAGGTCCTATCGTGCTCCTGAGGTTATTTTGGGACTTTCATATGATAAGAAGATTGATATCTGGTCTCTTGGCTGCATCTTGGCAGAACTTTGTACTGGCAAT GTCCTCTTCCAAAATGATTCGCCTGCAACATTACTTGCACGGGTGATTGGGATCATTGGTCCAATTGATCAAGGTATGCTTGCAAAAGGACGGGACACCTATAAGTACTTCACCAAAAATCATATGCTTTATGAAAGGAATCAG GAAACCAACAGGTTAGAATACTTGATTCCAAAAAAGACATCCTTGAGGCATAGATTGCCAATGGGAGACCAAGGCTTTATTGACTTTGTGGCTCACTTGCTTGAAGTCAACCCTAAGAAGCGACCCTCTGCATCTGAAGCCCTGAAGCATCCATGGTTATCGTACCCTTATGAACCCATATCATCTTGA
- the LOC106770810 gene encoding uncharacterized protein LOC106770810 isoform X1 has product MADSNTSSVDVILEFLRRNRFTRAEAALRSEINNRPDLNGFLQKLTLEEKASRDVPQSNKGKPMIEFQGVDTLEVSKELIVTEIECGNGLNAAESKWKTAAPTLVERSKSDEAVRTSDKNFIFSKTSEDGMLDLYSWKFNPGKAPVEPYQNDAGSRANTTLSLNATLSERSKRQTNEAVDLSVANTSSKSGQENAALADKKPLWSGSSSKTSVDLKYDLAQCKEPMELDRQLKFNSSSLKGNFPDNPWSKMDENVNSSSDSCKNCVKTVFPFSKGDVSTNFDGATYSDKKEEKKRVEISDARTSIKEQVDESGRSIYLVKTPVSSEQKLIGSLRFPLPPENEKEEFPRLPPVKLKSDDKPLVVNWEEKFERDGPTSKPPGTDSTFLIGSYLDVPIGQEINPSGMRRATGGSWLSVSQGIAEDTSDLVSGFATVGDGLSESIDYPNEYWDSDEYDDDEDVGYMRQPIDDETWFLAHEIDYPSDNEKGAGHESVRDHQERGLAKDEDDDQSFAEEDSYFSGERYLQANNVEPVTATDDSIGLTVTEYGRTNDNDLMAQYDGQLMDEEELNLMCAEPVWRGFVPQTNELIMLGDGRVLNDNVRSRLENIKMDDDQHGSVRSIGVGINSDVADIGSEVRESLVGGSSEGDVEYFHDGDARLGGRHSHRDLDKKSTNKSNISKNNDLSESNKYVIGCDRPAQFQIKTHGDGNFSFPLSLKDGDIIQASLDKSLWANNDNADEIDDCLSAFVETDDMLASWRRKSSDSSPARSSRGDNNASNVRSANSSPTTISNYGYSEREGVKVEEDEKTGIAREDDLGAEDEEVAAVQEQVRQIKAQEEEFETFNLKIVHRKNRTGFEEDKNFHVVLNSVIAGRYHVTEYLGSAAFSKAIQAHDLHTGMDVCVKIIKNNKDFFDQSLDEIKLLKYVNKHDPGDKYHILRLYDYFYYREHLLIVCELLKANLYEFHKFNRESGGEVYFTMPRLQSITIQCLEALQFLHSLGLIHCDLKPENILVKSYSRCEVKVIDLGSSCFETDHLCSYVQSRSYRAPEVILGLSYDKKIDIWSLGCILAELCTGNVLFQNDSPATLLARVIGIIGPIDQGMLAKGRDTYKYFTKNHMLYERNQETNRLEYLIPKKTSLRHRLPMGDQGFIDFVAHLLEVNPKKRPSASEALKHPWLSYPYEPISS; this is encoded by the exons ATGGCGGACTCTAACACAAGCTCGGTTGATGTGATTTTGGAGTTTCTTCGGAGGAACCGCTTCACGAGAGCGGAGGCAGCTCTGCGCAGTGAGATAAATAATCGCCCTGACTTGAATGGCTTCCTTCAGAAGCTCACATTGGAAGAAAAGGCCTCACGTGATGTGCCTCAAAGTAATAAGGGGAAGCCTATGATTGAGTTTCAAGGGGTGGACACTCTTGAAGTTTCTAAAGAACTGATCGTCACCGAAATCGAGTGTGGGAATGGTCTTAATGCCGCTGAAAGCAAATGGAAAACTGCTGCTCCCACTTTGGTGGAACGGAGTAAATCGGATGAAGCGGTTCGAACTAGTGATAAGAACTTCATTTTCTCCAAGACTTCAGAGGATGGGATGCTTGATTTATACTCTTGGAAGTTCAACCCTGGGAAAGCTCCTGTGGAGCCTTACCAAAACGATGCTGGTAGTAGGGCTAATACTACTTTGAGCTTGAATGCCACACTATCTGAACGATCAAAACGTCAAACTAATGAAGCTGTGGATCTAAGTGTTGCCAATACCAGTTCAAAGTCTGGGCAGGAAAATGCTGCTCTTGCTGACAAAAAACCTCTGTGGTCTGGAAGTAGTAGTAAAACCTCCGTGGATCTTAAGTACGACCTTGCGCAATGCAAAGAACCTATGGAGCTTGATCGGCAACTTAAATTCAATAGTTCATCTCTTAAAGGGAACTTTCCAGATAATCCCTGGTCAAAAATGGATGAGAATGTGAATTCGTCTTCAGATTCCTGCAAAAATTGTGTCAAGACGGTTTTCCCCTTCTCGAAAGGGGACGTGTCTACAAACTTCGATGGTGCCACTTATTCTGAcaaaaaagaggagaaaaagagagtaGAAATTAGTGATGCCAGAACATCCATAAAAGAGCAGGTGGATGAATCAGGGAGGTCTATTTACTTGGTCAAGACACCTGTCAGTTCTGAACAAAAGTTGATTGGCAGCTTAAGATTTCCTCTTCCACCGGAAAATGAGAAGGAAGAATTTCCCAGGCTTCCTCCAGTTAAACTCAAGTCAGATGATAAGCCCTTGGTTGTTAACTGGGAAGAGAAGTTTGAGCGAGATGGGCCAACTTCAAAACCCCCTGGTACTGACAGCACTTTTCTTATTGGTTCATATCTGGATGTACCTATTGGACAAGAAATTAATCCTTCAG GTATGAGGAGGGCTACAGGGGGCAGTTGGTTATCTGTAAGTCAAGGGATAGCAGAGGATACATCTGATCTTGTATCCGGATTTGCTACAGTTGGCGACGGGTTGAGTGAATCTATTGACTATCCAAATGAATATTGGGACTCCGAcgaatatgatgatgatgaggatgttGGCTACATGAGGCAACCCATTGACGATGAGACCTGGTTTTTGGCACATGAAATTGATTACCCTAGTGACAATGAAAAAGGGGCTGGCCATGAAAGTGTTCGGGATCATCAGGAAAGAGGTCTGGCCAAAGATGAGGATGACGATCAATCTTTTGCTGAGGAAGATTCTTACTTTTCTGGGGAGCGATATCTTCAGGCAAATAATGTTGAGCCAGTCACAGCTACTGATGATTCTATTGGTCTGACAGTTACTGAGTATGGAAGGACCAATGATAATGATTTAATGGCTCAATATGATGGACAATTGATGGATGAAGAAGAATTGAACCTTATGTGTGCAGAACCAGTCTGGCGGGGCTTTGTCCCTCAAACTAATGAACTCATCATGCTAGGAGATGGGAGGGTGTTGAATGATAATGTAAGATCACGGCTAGAGAACATCAAAATGGATGATGATCAACATGGTTCGGTTAGGTCAATTGGGGTAGGGATCAATAGTGATGTTGCAGATATTGGTAGTGAAGTGCGTGAAAGTTTGGTTGGTGGTAGTAGTGAAGGAGATGTAGAATATTTCCATGATGGTGATGCCAGGCTTGGTGGCCGGCACTCCCATCGTGATTTGGACAAGAAATCTACTAACAAATCAAATATAAGTAAGAACAATGACCTGAGTGAGTCAAATAAATATGTCATAGGATGTGACAGACCTGCACAGTTCCAGATAAAAACTCATGGTGATGGGAACTTCTCTTTTCCCCTATCTTTGAAGGATGGTGATATAATTCAGGCTTCCCTTGATAAGTCCCTGTGGGCAAATAACGACAATGCAGATGAAATTGATGACTGTCTTAGTGCATTTGTGGAAACTGATGACATGCTTGCTTCGTGGAGGCGAAAGAGTAGTGATTCATCACCTGCTAGAAGTTCTAGGGGTGATAATAATGCTAGCAATGTAAGATCTGCGAACTCTTCTccaacaacaatttcaaattatggATATTCAGAAAGAGAGGGTGTGAAGGTGGAGGAGGATGAAAAAACTGGAATTGCTAGGGAAGATGACCTAGGAGCAGAGGATGAAGAGGTAGCTGCTGTGCAAGAGCAAGTAAGGCAGATAAAGGCACAGGAGGAGGAATTTGAAACTTTCAATCTAAAGATTGTGCACAGGAAAAACAG AACTGGTTTTGAGGAGGACAAGAATTTCCATGTTGTTTTAAATTCTGTAATAGCTGGAAGGTATCATGTTACGGAGTATCTGGGATCTGCTGCATTTAGCAAAGCCATACAAGCTCATGACCTACATACAGGCATGGATGTTtgtgttaaaattataaagaacaaCAAGGACTTTTTTGACCAAAGTCTTGATGAGATCAAGCTTCTCAAGTATGTCAATAAGCATGATCCTGGAGACAAGTATCACATTCTTCgattatatgattatttctATTATCGA GAACATTTGTTAATAGTATGTGAACTACTTAAAGCAAACTTGTACGagtttcataaatttaatagaGAATCAGGTGGTGAAGTGTACTTTACAATGCCAAGATTGCAG TCGATTACCATTCAGTGTTTGGAAGCACTTCAGTTTTTGCATAGCCTTGGACTAATACACTGTGACTTGAAACCAGAGAATATTTTGGTTAAGAGCTATAGTAGATGTGAGGTGAAGGTCATTGATCTTGGAAGTAGTTGTTTTGAGACGGATCACCTTTGCTCTTATGTTCAGTCAAGGTCCTATCGTGCTCCTGAGGTTATTTTGGGACTTTCATATGATAAGAAGATTGATATCTGGTCTCTTGGCTGCATCTTGGCAGAACTTTGTACTGGCAAT GTCCTCTTCCAAAATGATTCGCCTGCAACATTACTTGCACGGGTGATTGGGATCATTGGTCCAATTGATCAAGGTATGCTTGCAAAAGGACGGGACACCTATAAGTACTTCACCAAAAATCATATGCTTTATGAAAGGAATCAG GAAACCAACAGGTTAGAATACTTGATTCCAAAAAAGACATCCTTGAGGCATAGATTGCCAATGGGAGACCAAGGCTTTATTGACTTTGTGGCTCACTTGCTTGAAGTCAACCCTAAGAAGCGACCCTCTGCATCTGAAGCCCTGAAGCATCCATGGTTATCGTACCCTTATGAACCCATATCATCTTGA
- the LOC106763844 gene encoding putative D-cysteine desulfhydrase 1, mitochondrial: MASSFSRSGMGFEFLTKKAYTPPSWASHLHPLPSHVFSLGHLPTPIHRWNLPNLPTNTELWIKRDDLSGMQLSGNKVRKLEFLMADAVAQGADSIITIGGIQSNHCRATAVAAKYLNLDCFLILRTSNLLVDRDPGLTGNLLVERLAGAHVHLISKEEYSKIGSVTLTNILKEKLIKEGRRPYVIPVGGSNSLGTWGYIEAVREIEQQIQRGADNTKFDDIVVACGSGGTIAGLSLGSSLSTLKANVHAFSVCDDPDYFHNFAQGLLDGLDAGVNSRDIVHIQNAKGLGYAMNTSEELNFVKDVAAATGVILDPVYSGKAAYAMVKDMLENPKKWEGRKILFVHTGGLLGLYDKVDQLASLVGNWQRMDVNESVPRQDGIGKMF, from the exons ATGGCGTCATCGTTTTCAAGGTCGGGCATGGGGTTTGAGTTCCTCACGAAGAAGGCGTACACTCCGCCATCGTGGGCGTCGCATCTCCACCCTTTACCTTCCCACGTCTTCTCTCTTGGCCAT CTTCCCACTCCAATTCACAGATGGAACCTTCCCAATCTGCCCACCAATACGGAGCTCTGGATCAAG CGAGACGACCTTTCCGGAATGCAGCTCAGTGGAAACAAAGTGAGGAAATTGGAGTTCCTGATGGCGGATGCCGTTGCTCAAGGCGCCGACTCTATCATCACAATCGGAGGCATCCAGAGCAACCATTGTCGCGCCACTGCTGTCGCCGCTAAGTATTTAAACCTTGATTGTTTTCTCATCCTCCGCACCTCCAACCTCCTTGTTGACCGAGATCCGGGACTCACCGGCAATCTTCTCGTTGAGCGTCTTGCTGGAGCTCACGTTCACCTTATATCCAAAGAAGAGTATTCAAAAATTGGAAGCGTG ACACTCACCAATATCCTAAAAGAAAAGTTGATAAAGGAAGGGAGGAGGCCATATGTTATACCCGTTGGGGGATCAAACTCTTTAGGAACATG GGGGTATATAGAGGCCGTTCGAGAAATTGAGCAACAAATTCAGAGGGGGGCTGACAATACCAAGTTTGATGATATTGTTGTCGCTTGTGGAAG TGGGGGCACAATTGCTGGTCTGTCGCTTGGATCATCGTTGAGTACATTGAAAGCAAAT GTACATGCGTTCTCTGTTTGTGATGACCCTGATTACTTCCACAACTTTGCTCAAGGTTTGCTTGATGGACTTGATGCTGGTGTTAACTCGAGAGATATTGTCCACATTCAAAAC GCCAAGGGTCTTGGCTATGCAATGAATACATCTGAGGAgcttaattttgtaaaagatgTTGCTGCAGCTACTGGTGTTATTCTTGACCCAGTATACAG CGGGAAGGCTGCTTATGCAATGGTGAAAGATATGTTGGAAAATCCAAAGAAGTGGGAAGGGAGAAAGATCCTCTTCGTACATACTGGTGGCCTCCTAGGATTGTATGACAAGGTTGATCAGTTGGCTTCTCTTGTGGGGAATTGGCAGCGAATGGATGTTAATGAATCTGTTCCTAGGCAGGACGGCATCGGAAAGATGTTCTAG